Proteins from a genomic interval of Sparus aurata chromosome 21, fSpaAur1.1, whole genome shotgun sequence:
- the atg10 gene encoding ubiquitin-like-conjugating enzyme ATG10 isoform X1 — protein MNGATGRQQCYTYCYTTPRKKKRAEVLFYSTPPQSAVGADMSSCVLDEQNFYRCCCLLLQQSEQLNDGWSWEAVQDSEEGYLRKTTLRSVVINSSTVWDLEGSSSESEPSDQQAQESEQSVPVALDEPDTMEDDTDDDDDEDDGVCAVSKGNSKVLQYEYHIMYSCSYSTPVLYFRASTLQGRSLSLEEVWSSVHPNFRLRLQNSPLNTISLQEHPLLGQPFFMLHPCRTEEFMRPVLLAAQEQHRPVNYVLSWLSVVGPVVGLDVTLRYSQLHPAASISSTESD, from the exons ATGAATGGAGCCACAGGGAGGCAGCAGTGCTACACTTACTGCTATACAACACCacggaagaagaagagggcggaAGTGTTGTTCTACAGCACTCCGCCGCAGTCAGCAGTCGGAGCAG ACATGAGCTCGTGTGTTCTGGATGAGCAGAACTTCTATCGCTGCTGTTGTCTCCTCCTGCAACAGTCCGAGCAGCTGAACGATGGCTGGAGCTGGGAGGCCGTCCAG GATTCAGAGGAGGGTTACCTGAGGAAGACTACTCTCAGGTCAGTCGTCATTAACTCGAGCACAGTGTGGGACCTGGAAGGATCAAGTTCAGAGTCGGAGCCGTCTGATCAGCAGGCACAAGAGTCAGAacag TCTGTTCCTGTAGCCCTAGATGAGCCTGACACTATGGAAGAtgacactgatgatgatgatgatgaagatgacggGGTCTGTGCGGTGTCTAAAGGCAACAGCAAGGTGCTTCAGTACGAGTATCACATCATGTACTCGTGCAGCTACAGCACTCCTGTGCTCTACTTCAGAGCCTCCACTCTAC AGGGGAGGAGCCTGTCATTAGAGGAGGTGTGGAGCTCTGTTCATCCAAACTTCAGGCTCAGACTTCAGAACAGTCCACTGAATACAATCAGTCTGCAG gagcATCCCCTGCTGGGTCAGCCTTTCTTCATGCTCCACCCCTGTAGGACAGAAGAGTTTATGCGGCCTGTGCTGCTGGCAGCTCAGGAGCAACACAG gccaGTGAACTATGTGTTGTCGTGGCTCAGTGTGGTGGGTCCTGTGGTGGGTCTGGACGTCACCCTGAGGTACTCTCAACTCCATCCTGCAGCCTCCATCAGCAGCACTGAGTCAGATTGA
- the atg10 gene encoding ubiquitin-like-conjugating enzyme ATG10 isoform X2, with protein sequence MTSTTSHMSSCVLDEQNFYRCCCLLLQQSEQLNDGWSWEAVQDSEEGYLRKTTLRSVVINSSTVWDLEGSSSESEPSDQQAQESEQSVPVALDEPDTMEDDTDDDDDEDDGVCAVSKGNSKVLQYEYHIMYSCSYSTPVLYFRASTLQGRSLSLEEVWSSVHPNFRLRLQNSPLNTISLQEHPLLGQPFFMLHPCRTEEFMRPVLLAAQEQHRPVNYVLSWLSVVGPVVGLDVTLRYSQLHPAASISSTESD encoded by the exons ATGACGTCAACAACGAGCC ACATGAGCTCGTGTGTTCTGGATGAGCAGAACTTCTATCGCTGCTGTTGTCTCCTCCTGCAACAGTCCGAGCAGCTGAACGATGGCTGGAGCTGGGAGGCCGTCCAG GATTCAGAGGAGGGTTACCTGAGGAAGACTACTCTCAGGTCAGTCGTCATTAACTCGAGCACAGTGTGGGACCTGGAAGGATCAAGTTCAGAGTCGGAGCCGTCTGATCAGCAGGCACAAGAGTCAGAacag TCTGTTCCTGTAGCCCTAGATGAGCCTGACACTATGGAAGAtgacactgatgatgatgatgatgaagatgacggGGTCTGTGCGGTGTCTAAAGGCAACAGCAAGGTGCTTCAGTACGAGTATCACATCATGTACTCGTGCAGCTACAGCACTCCTGTGCTCTACTTCAGAGCCTCCACTCTAC AGGGGAGGAGCCTGTCATTAGAGGAGGTGTGGAGCTCTGTTCATCCAAACTTCAGGCTCAGACTTCAGAACAGTCCACTGAATACAATCAGTCTGCAG gagcATCCCCTGCTGGGTCAGCCTTTCTTCATGCTCCACCCCTGTAGGACAGAAGAGTTTATGCGGCCTGTGCTGCTGGCAGCTCAGGAGCAACACAG gccaGTGAACTATGTGTTGTCGTGGCTCAGTGTGGTGGGTCCTGTGGTGGGTCTGGACGTCACCCTGAGGTACTCTCAACTCCATCCTGCAGCCTCCATCAGCAGCACTGAGTCAGATTGA